The following coding sequences lie in one Spinacia oleracea cultivar Varoflay chromosome 1, BTI_SOV_V1, whole genome shotgun sequence genomic window:
- the LOC110802178 gene encoding nuclear pore complex protein NUP88, producing MRFNFDMAEPSNEKKEHKLKTLALAPSSPPPTTTPTDKQLEWLPLQDHPVFSRAAGGAGISSEKRFPTNLMAWDGASRIYFWDSEKNFLHRISVRLGEPEVTSVVAASPSKVLQADIELDFHVTKISINRNGSALLLAGSDGVCGMYLYGCSSAKDSSIICRTVLVGSEVYEKSNNAIRILQVAWHPYSDTHIAVLSSDSVFRIFDLSSALDQPEQEYYLQPLDPGRSRNASSICPVDFSFGRDHLWDRFSVFILFSDGSVYILCPVAPFGSFFMWESIIEIYSDAQTFVQKSTNSTASSNSSLAISWLEATFPELEQGKEISNISVVKARPYVLIDASLSLQGPLRKVCHGEGDDPGFRGAECVGRAVSFLYNSVGKDSILVTAWSGGQLQIDALADEIQPLWHTGNPPHLSFDSQDRIRGFAMICESIADQCSVIRLDQPLDYCDWSGLPPPLLRLAIVDLALPKIRDSDSLISMFIDPLISERIYCLHDGGVDSIVLHFLPFTHQTCGKDEIMKAPSVHPVVSTYQGSTGTSSSLCGFVVLSDSFGYSWISGVTSTRECIVLEMKTWNILLPRLMDMDKTPVRLEEAGERITPDIISKELLAGPQMVIVPQGSNLRSVAADSIEGRSALHQYFKLFHENYVEYAHKVYFELKHHGPHLNKIICNLHARLSEVQQRLVNVEKKQPELDDRISRAIKRHEFLENRLHNLRKFPGIHKKPLTRAEREFSSELDRFSTVELTALQSSVEALNGRLRRYTQTQSLKGKMPNYQRNTSRKKKLVQDTQLDQLKASLEKLSLVNSENSKKVKLVESALKDREDDASK from the exons ATGAGGTTCAATTTCGACATGGCAGAACCAAGCAATGAGAAGAAAGAGCACAAATTGAAAACCCTAGCTCTAGCTCCTTCCTCACCTCCTCCTACTACAACTCCAACTGATAAACAACTTGAATGGCTTCCTCTTCAAGATCACCCAGTCTTCTCCCGCGCCGCCGGCGGTGCTGGAATTTCTTCGGAGAAGCGGTTTCCGACGAATCTTATGGCTTGGGACGGAGCTTCTAGAATATATTTTTGGGATTCTGAGAAGAATTTCCTTCACCGTATTTCTGTTCGATTGGGTGAACCTGAAGTTACTTCTGTCGTCGCCGCTTCTCCCTCTAAG GTGTTGCAAGCAGATATTGAGCTTGACTTTCATGTTACCAAAATCTCAATTAATAGAAATGGATCAGCATTGCTTCTTGCCGGTTCTGATGGCGTATGTGGCATGTACCTTTATGGATGCAGTTCTGCAAAGGATAGTTCGATTATTTGCAG GACTGTCCTTGTTGGTTCTGAAGTTTATGAGAAAAGTAATAATGCTATCCGCATATTGCAAGTGGCATGGCATCCTTATAGTGATACACATATTGCAGTTCTGTCTTCTGATTCGGTTTTCAG aatattTGATTTGTCTTCTGCTCTTGATCAGCCAGAGCAGGAGTACTACTTGCAGCCTTTAGATCCAGGTAGATCCCGGAATGCGTCATCAATTTGCCCTGTTGATTTTTCCTTTGGACGTGATCACTTATGGGACAGATTTAGT GTCTTTATTTTGTTTAGTGACGGCTCTGTTTACATACTTTGCCCAGTGGCCCCATTTGGAAG TTTTTTTATGTGGGAATCAATAATAGAGATTTACAGTGATGCACAAACGTTTGTTCAGAAATCTACCAACTCAACAGCTAGCAGCAATTCAAGTCTGGCCATATCTTGGTTGGAAGCAACATTTCCCGAACTAGAACAAGGAAAGGAAATTAGTAACATATCAGTTGTGAAGGCTCGTCCTTATGTGCTAATAGATGCTTCACTTTCATTGCAG GGCCCTCTTCGTAAAGTTTGCCATGGCGAGGGAGATGATCCTGGATTTCGTGGTGCAGAATGTGTTGGTCGTGCTGTGAGCTTTCTTTACAACTCAGTTGGCAAGGACTCGATCTTGGTTACTGCATGGAGTGGTGGACAATTGCAAATTGATGCTCTGGCTGATGAAATTCAACCCCTTTGGCATACTGGGAATCCACCTCATCTTTCATTTGATTCCCAAGATCGCATACGTGGGTTTGCTATGATATGTGAATCAATTGCAGATCAGTGTTCTGTTATAAGGCTTGACCAGCCACTTGATTATTGTGATTGGTCAGGTCTTCCACCTCCTCTTTTAAGACTCGCTATTGTAGATTTGGCTCTGCCCAAAATCAGGGATAGTGACTCACTAATTTCTATGTTTATCGATCCTCTTATTTCTGAGAGAATATACTGCCTTCATGATGGAGGTGTAGATTCGATAGTGTTGCATTTTCTCCCATTTACACATCAGACATGTGGAAAAGATGAAATTATGAAAGCTCCATCTGTACATCCAGTTGTAAGTACATACCAGGGATCAACAGGCACCTCCTCTTCTCTTTGTGGTTTTGTGGTTCTATCTGATTCATTTGGATACTCATGGATTTCGGGAGTCACCTCTACTCGAGAATGCATTGTACTAGAGATGAAAACATGGAATATTTTGCTTCCTAGGCTTATGGACATGGATAAGACGCCTGTCAGGTTAGAAGAAGCAGGAGAAAGGATCACACCAGATATAATAAGTAAAGAGCTCCTTGCTGGTCCTCAGATGGTTATTGTTCCACAAGGATCTAACTTGCGATCAGTTGCTGCTGATTCTATTGAAGGCCGATCGGCCCTGCATCAGTATTTCAAGCTTTTCCATGAGAACTACGTGGAGTATGCGCATAAG GTGTACTTTGAACTCAAGCATCATGGGCCACATCTGAATAAAATAATTTGTAATCTGCATGCCCGGTTAAGTGAAGTTCAGCAAAGGCTTGTGAATGTCGAGAAGAAACAGCCAGAACTGGATGACAGGATCAGCCGTGCAATTAAGCGCCATGAATTTCTGGAAAACCGCTTGCATAACTTGAGAAAATTCCCTGGGATACATAAGAAGCCATTGACCAGAGCTGAGCGCGAGTTCAGCTCAGAACTGG ACAGATTTTCGACTGTTGAGCTGACTGCTTTGCAGTCTTCTGTTGAAGCATTGAATGGTAGGTTGAGAAGGTACACCCAAACCCAGTCTCTCAAAGGAAAGATGCCTAACTACCAGAGGAACACCTCCAGGAAGAAGAAATTGGTACAAGATACCCAGCTAGACCAACTAAAGGCCTCACTTGAGAAACTATCACTAGTAAACAGTGAGAATTCAAAAAAAGTTAAACTAGTAGAATCTGCATTGAAGGATCGAGAAGATGATGCTTCCAAATGA